Proteins co-encoded in one Amaranthus tricolor cultivar Red isolate AtriRed21 chromosome 7, ASM2621246v1, whole genome shotgun sequence genomic window:
- the LOC130818006 gene encoding zinc finger CCCH domain-containing protein 49-like, which translates to MAHRLLRDLEADGWERSDFPIICESCLGDNPYVRMTKAEYDKECKICTRPFTVFRWRPGRDARYKKTEICQTCCKLKNVCQVCLLDLEYGLPVQVRDTALSINTNDAIPKSDVNREYFAEEHDRKARAGLDYDSSYGKVLANDTILKLQRTTPYYKRNRAHVCSFYIRGECTRGSECPYRHEMPDTGELSQQNIKDRYYGVNDPVAMKLLNKAGEMQTLEPPEDESIKTLYVGGLDARITEQDLRDNFYAHGEIESIRMVLQRACAFVTYTTREAAEKAAEELSNKLVIRGLRLKLMWGRPQQPKPETDVAEQAAQQAAVAHSGMLPRAVISQQQTQLLPPGTSQDQISAPVPYFNIPLPPQQDRAFYPSMDPQRMGALIPSHEGSSNSASGLEENKNGSEKQPQVHQPYGYPGMPPSSGHYQQPFYPPYGYMPPPPPPHYQHYPPAQYPHHQPTATPQPPASQPK; encoded by the exons ATGGCGCATCGGCTACTCCGAGATCTCGAAGCAGATGGGTGGGAACGTTCTGATTTCCCCATTATATGTGAATCTTGCCTTGGTGACAATCCCTATGTCCGCATG ACAAAAGCAGAATACGATAAAGAATGTAAGATCTGCACAAGGCCATTTACAGTTTTCCGATGGAGACCTGGTAGAGATGCAAGATATAAGAAAACTGAGATTTGCCAGACATGCTGTAAATTGAAAAATGTATGTCAAGTATGCCTTTTGGATCTTGAGTATGGTTTGCCTGTTCAAGTTCGAGATACTGCCCTTAGCATCAATACCAATGATGCCATCCCCAAGAGTGATGTCAATAGGGAATATTTTGCAGAGGAACATGACCGCAAG GCGAGAGCTGGTCTGGATTATGATTCCTCTTATGGAAAGGTGCTGGCTAATGACACTATTTTGAAGCTTCAGAGAACAACACCGTATTACAAAAGAAACAGAGCTCACGTTTGCAGTTTCTATATCAGAGGTGAATGTACTAGAGGTTCTGAGTGTCCTTACAGGCATGAGATGCCTGACACCGGGGAGCTCTCACAACAAAACATCAAGGACCGTTACTATGG AGTGAACGACCCAGTTGCAATGAAGCTGCTCAACAAGGCTGGTGAAATGCAGACACTCGAGCCTCCAGAGGATGAGAGCATCAAGACTCTATATGTGGGTGGACTTGATGCCAGAATTACCGAGCAAGACCTTAGAGATAACTTTTATGCCCATGGTGAAATAGAGTCTATTCGGATGGTTCTCCAGCGAGCTTGCGCTTTTGTGACATACACCACTCGAGAAGCCGCAGAAAAGGCTGCAGAAGAACTATCGAACAAACTCGTCATAAGGGGTCTGAGGCTGAAGCTAATGTGGGGTAGACCTCAACAGCCCAAGCCTGAGACAGATGTCGCTGAACAAGCAGCACAACAGGCTGCAGTGGCACACAGTGGGATGCTTCCTAGAGCCGTCATATCTCAGCAACAGACTCAACTTCTTCCTCCTGGCACAAGTCAGGATCAGATCTCTGCACCGGTGCCGTATTTTAATATTCCACTCCCACCGCAGCAGGATAGAGCGTTCTACCCATCTATGGATCCACAACGAATGGGTGCGCTCATCCCATCTCATGAAGGATCCTCAAATAGTGCATCTGGGTTGGAGGAAAACAAAAACGGATCTGAAAAGCAGCCTCAAGTACACCAACCATATGGCTACCCGGGTATGCCGCCTTCCTCGGGTCACTATCAACAACCGTTTTACCCACCTTATGGTTATATGCCACCACCACCGCCTCCTCATTACCAGCATTACCCTCCAGCCCAATACCCGCACCACCAACCTACCGCAACTCCCCAACCTCCAGCATCTCAGCCGAAGTAG
- the LOC130818112 gene encoding riboflavin synthase-like — protein MASTASLSLLSPMLSTHKPTLCTLNNSNGHIKFNPNLKNSVSKLFNTTPKPQFLRFQYMRNQISSMFTGIVEEIGQVKEMGTGEDGGFHLKVRGKIVLQDVNLGDSIAVNGTCLTVTEFDANTSEFTLGLAPETLRKTTLLELEPGSLVNLERALQPTTRMGGHFVQGHVDGTGEIVSLTEEGDSLWVKIKTSQEILKYIVPKGFIAIDGTSLTVVDVFDEEGCFNIMLVAYTQQNVVIPLKNVGQKVNLEVDILGKYVERLLSPKLA, from the exons ATGGCAAGCACAGCATCTTTATCCCTGTTATCTCCCATGCTCTCTACACACAAACCCACATTATGTACCCTCAATAACTCCAATGGACATATTAAATTCAACCCAAATCTAAAAAATTCAGTATCCAAACTATTTAACACTACCCCAAAACCTCAGTTCCTGAGATTTCAATACATGAGAAATCAAATAAGTTCCATGTTTACTGGCATTGTTGAAGAGATTGGACAAGTTAAGGAAATGGGTACTGGTGAAGATGGTGGATTTCACTTGAAAGTTAGGGGGAAAATTGTCCTCCAAGATGTGAATCTTGGAGACAGTATTGCAGTTAATGGAACATGTTTAACTGTGACAGAATTTGATGCTAATACGTCGGAATTCACCCTTGGTTTAGCACCTGAGACGCTTAGGAAGACGACGCTATTGGAGCTTGAACCAGGCTCACTTGTTAATTTGGAACGAGCTCTTCAGCCTACTACAAGGATGGGTGGTCATTTTGTTCAG GGACATGTTGATGGGACAGGTGAAATTGTATCACTTACCGAAGAAGGAGATTCATTGTgggtgaaaataaaaacaagtcAAGAGATACTCAAGTACATTGTACCAAAAGGGTTTATTGCAATTGATGGTACAAGTTTGACTGTGGTGGATGTCTTTGATGAAGAAGGTTGCTTCAACATAATGTTAGTTGCTTATACTCAGCAAAATGTGGTGATACCATTGAAAAATGTTGGCCAAAAGGTGAATTTAGAGGTTGATATATTAGGTAAATATGTGGAGAGACTTCTTAGCCCCAAATTAGCATGA
- the LOC130817459 gene encoding transcription factor GTE4-like codes for MASGTLGADELPKEKYKWSENSKVYTRKNFRKKNNVLKNPDSSTTTTVTANTNSPAAVVASKAPENENNNEKSISLKENNVPNNHVVVNGVTTPASNKSSSYNSVDNHENDKNTNDVQQNLPSSSSSPKGAVEQANSSQPQQNLSHVDTISGDSFSLNRAEAPHPDGHDGNLGNGSVFRSLAIQVGDRLNISVSAARSIEEIRDLKRKLEDELDEVRKMAKRLEAKEVEINQYSSDIGVESNVPVGGTEIRGSGMRMDSDTGSVPYNDPRPFRQLTVSVMDNNHHHGYVGEIVEKEKRTPKANSLYRNSEFLLGKDKLPPESIRKTKSSGGKRHSGSEFDYGFKIDKKSFSKCSSLLQKIMKHKHGWVFNQPVDVKGLGLHDYFDIIKHPMDLGTVKTRLAKNWYKTPREFAEDVRLTFHNAMTYNPAGQDVHIMATELLDMFEERWPAIESEYDQKLRSQMMGDLGVPTPTSRMTYSHARGSVPMTFAPPPHIQTPRTFHDMRNLERSQSMPVRPQSTPKSTYSVGRKPALQKPKAKDLNKRDMTFEEKQKLGTNLQNLPSEKLDSIVQIIRRRNSALSQRDDEIEVDIDSVDTETLWELDRFVTNYKKSLSKYKRRAELAQARAEAARAAQESIPAPANIQMPRETTADEGNVAGSPRAQPERHSDNASGSSSSSGSSSDSGSSSSDSDSDSSSASDSDGGH; via the exons ATGGCTTCTGGGACTTTAGGAGCTGATGAGCTTCCCAAAGAGAAATATAAATGGAGTGAAAACAGTAAAGTTTATACTCGTAAGAATTTCAGAAAGAAAAACAATGTTTTGAAGAATCCTGATTCTTCAACCACCACAACTGTTACCGCCAACACCAATTCTCCTGCTGCTGTCGTTGCCTCGAAAGCCCctgaaaatgaaaacaataatgaaaagaGCATTTCTTTGAAGGAAAACAATGTTCCAAACAATCATGTTGTTGTCAATGGTGTCACTACCCCTGCCAGTAACAAAAGTAGCAGTTACAACAGTGTTGACAACCATGAGAATGACAAGAATACTAATGATGTTCAGCAAAACCTTCcgtcttcatcttcttctccgAAAGGGGCTGTTGAACAAGCCAATTCATCACAGCCACAGCAGAATTTGTCTCATGTAGATACTATTTCTGGGGATTCCTTTAGTCTTAATCGCGCTGAAGCACCTCATCCTGATGGACATGATGGGAATTTGGGTAATGGGTCTGTGTTTAGATCCTTGGCTATTCAGGTAGGTGATAGGTTGAATATTAGTGTTTCAGCAGCTAGGTCAATTGAGGAGATTAGAGACTTGAAAAGGAAATTAGAGGATGAGCTTGATGAAGTTAGGAAAATGGCAAAAAGGCTTGAAGCTAAGGAGGTTGAGATTAATCAGTATTCTAGTGATATTGGGGTTGAAAGCAATGTTCCTGTAGGTGGAACCGAGATAAGGGGTAGCGGTATGCGGATGGATTCTGATACAGGTTCAGTTCCTTATAATGACCCTAGGCCGTTTAGGCAACTTACTGTCTCTGTCATGGATAACAATCATCACCATGGATATGTTGGTGAAATTGTTGAGAAGGAGAAGAGGACTCCCAAGGCCAATTCTTTGTATCGAAATTCGGAGTTTCTTCTGGGTAAGGATAAGCTCCCACCGGAGAGTATTAGGAAGACGAAGTCTAGTGGAGGCAAGAGGCATAGTGGGTCAGAATTTGATTATGGGTTTAAAATTGATAAGAAAAGTTTTAGCAAATGTAGTAGTTTGCTTCAGAAGATAATGAAACACAAGCATGGGTGGGTGTTCAATCAACCTGTGGATGTAAAGGGGCTTGGTTTACATGATTATTTCGATATTATAAAGCATCCAATGGATTTGGGCACAGTGAAGACTAGGTTGGCAAAGAATTGGTACAAAACTCCTAGGGAATTTGCAGAGGATGTGAGACTTACTTTCCATAATGCCATGACCTATAATCCTGCAGGGCAAGATGTTCATATCATGGCTACAGAGTTGCTTGATATGTTTGAAGAGAGGTGGCCTGCTATTGAATCAGAATATGATCAAAAATTGAGGAGCCAAATGATGGGTGATTTGGGGGTGCCAACTCCGACATCTAGGATGACTTATTCCCATGCTCGTGGTTCGGTTCCTATGACCTTTGCTCCGCCTCCACATATACAAACCCCTCGAACTTTCCATGATATGAGAAATTTGGAGAGGTCACAATCCATGCCTGTTCGTCCACAATCAACGCCGAAGTCTACATATTCGGTGGGGAGAAAGCCTGCTTTACAAAAGCCAAAAGCTAAGGATCTCAATAAAAGGGATATGACTTTTGAGGAGAAGCAAAAGCTTGGCACTAATCTTCAGAATTTACCTTCTGAAAAGCTTGATTCTATAGTTCAGATCATTAGAAGGAGGAATTCAGCTTTGTCACAACGTGATGATGAGATTGAAGTGGATATAGACAGTGTTGATACTGAGACACTTTGGGAGCTTGATAGATTTGTAACAAATTACAAGAAGAGCTTGAGCAAGTATAAGAGGAGAGCTGAACTTGCTCAAGCTAGAGCAGAAGCTGCACGGGCTGCTCAAGAATCA ATTCCAGCTCCTGCAAATATTCAAATGCCTAGAGAAACCACAGCAG ATGAAGGGAACGTTGCCGGTTCTCCTCGTGCTCAACCGGAAAGGCATAGTGATAATGCTAGTGGTTCAAGTAGCTCGAGCGGTTCTAGTAGTGACTCAGGATCCTCTTCTAGTG ATTCAGATAGTGATAGCTCTTCTGCTTCTGATTCAGATGGAGGCCATTAA
- the LOC130817461 gene encoding malate dehydrogenase, mitochondrial has product MRTQMLRSVQSASKSSKFAIRNYASTSNPERKVTVLGAAGGIGQPLSMLMKLNPLVSTLSLYDLAGTPGVAADCSHINTRAQVFGYAEDKELGKALEGSDVVIIPAGVPRKPGMTRDDLFNINAGIVKNLCTAVAKYCPNALVNMISNPVNSTVPIASEVFKKAGTYDPKRLFGVTTLDVVRAKTFYATKAGLPVEEVNVPVVGGHAGITILPLFSQAHPQANLSESDIEKLTKRTQDGGTEVVEAKAGKGSATLSMAYAGAIFADACLKGLNGVPDVVECSFVESNVTELPFFASKVRLGKNGVEEIYGLGTLSDYEQKGLEALKVELKASIEKGIEFARKN; this is encoded by the exons atgaGAACCCAAATGCTAAGATCTGTTCAATCAGCGTCGAAAAGCAGCAAATTTGCAATCCGTAATTATGCATCAACCTCAAATCCAGAGCGTAAAGTTACCGTTCTCGGTGCCGCCGGTGGGATTGGACAACCTCTTTCCATGTTAATGAAATTAAACCCTCTTGTTTCCACCCTTTCTCTTTACGATCTTGCTGGTACTCCTGGTGTTGCTGCTGATTGTAGCCATATTAACACTAGAGCTCAA GTTTTTGGCTATGCTGAAGATAAGGAATTGGGGAAGGCTCTTGAAGGTTCCGATGTTGTTATAATTCCCGCTGGTGTGCCTAGGAAACCGGGTATGACACGTGATGACCTCTTTAACATTAATGCTGGTATCGTGAAAAACCTATGTACTGCTGTTGCCAAGTACTGTCCTAAT GCTCTTGTCAACATGATCAGCAACCCCGTGAACTCAACCGTGCCAATTGCCTCTGAGGTCTTCAAGAAAGCTGGGACTTATGATCCCAAGAGGTTGTTCGGTGTGACAACTCTGGATGTAGTTAGGGCTAAAACTTTCTATGCTACAAAAGCTGGTCTTCCAGTTGAAG AGGTCAATGTGCCTGTTGTTGGAGGACATGCTGGCATAACCATCCTGCCCTTGTTTTCTCAA GCTCACCCACAAGCCAATTTATCAGAATCTGACATTGAGAAACTTACAAAGCGAACACAAGATGGAGGAACAGAGGTTGTCGAGGCCAAGGCTGGAAAGGGTTCAGCAACATTGTCAATGGC TTATGCTGGGGCTATTTTTGCCGATGCCTGCTTAAAGGGACTCAACGGTGTACCTGATGTTGTGGAATGCTCGTTCGTAGAGTCAAATGTGACTGAACTACCCTTCTTTGCTTCTAAG GTGAGATTGGGGAAGAACGGAGTAGAAGAAATCTATGGATTGGGGACCTTGTCGGATTATGAGCAAAAGGGTCTGGAAGCACTGAAGGTTGAGCTCAAAGCATCCATCGAAAAAGGAATTGAATTCGCAAGGAAGAACTGA